From Amycolatopsis sp. cg9, one genomic window encodes:
- a CDS encoding Lrp/AsnC family transcriptional regulator, protein MPENLDALDARLLLLLTDSPRLGVLECARRLGVARGTVQARLDRLTERAILGGFPPELDLAAMGYGLTAFAWLEIAQGRRAEVTEALSAIDEVCEVHATTGQGDLFVRMVARGNDDLQRVIDEVVGVPDVIRTSTSIALSTPVPPRVRPLLERTARG, encoded by the coding sequence ATGCCCGAGAACCTCGATGCGCTGGATGCGCGACTGCTCCTCCTGCTCACCGACTCGCCGCGGCTCGGCGTGCTGGAGTGCGCGCGCCGGCTGGGGGTCGCGCGCGGCACGGTCCAGGCGCGCCTCGACCGCCTGACCGAGCGCGCCATCCTGGGCGGCTTCCCGCCGGAACTGGACCTGGCGGCGATGGGCTACGGCCTGACGGCGTTCGCGTGGCTGGAGATCGCCCAGGGCCGCCGCGCGGAGGTGACGGAGGCGCTGTCGGCGATCGACGAGGTCTGCGAGGTCCACGCGACGACCGGCCAGGGCGACCTGTTCGTGCGGATGGTGGCGCGGGGCAACGACGACCTGCAGCGGGTGATCGACGAGGTGGTGGGGGTGCCGGACGTGATCCGGACGTCGACGTCGATCGCGTTGTCGACCCCGGTGCCACCGCGGGTCCGCCCCCTGCTGGAGCGGACCGCGCGGGGCTGA
- a CDS encoding MBL fold metallo-hydrolase, translated as MSTEPICLACGTQYATARDDCPICEDERQYVPQSGQRWTNLETLRASGDYTPRIEEQGRGIIGVGSNPGFAIGERALLVQARSGNFLWDCAAYLDDALVARVRDLGGITGIAISHPHYYTTMVEWAHAFDVPIYLHEGDQEWIGRPDPAVKLWSGTTLDVADDLRLVNLGVHFTGGTVLHWPDGEDGQGALLSGDIVQVIPDRTHVGFMYSYPNLVPERPHVVRRAAELLAGYRFEAIYGAWWDAIVRTDGFEVVQRSARRYLAHVTEER; from the coding sequence GTGAGCACCGAACCGATCTGCCTGGCGTGCGGCACGCAGTACGCCACCGCGCGCGACGACTGCCCGATCTGCGAGGACGAGCGCCAGTACGTCCCGCAGTCCGGGCAGCGGTGGACGAACCTCGAAACCCTGCGCGCGAGCGGTGACTACACGCCGCGGATCGAAGAGCAGGGCCGCGGCATCATCGGCGTCGGCTCGAACCCCGGCTTCGCGATCGGCGAACGCGCGCTGCTCGTCCAGGCGCGCTCCGGGAACTTCCTCTGGGACTGCGCGGCGTACCTCGACGACGCGCTCGTGGCGCGGGTCCGCGACCTGGGCGGGATCACCGGCATCGCGATCAGCCACCCGCACTACTACACGACGATGGTCGAGTGGGCGCACGCGTTCGACGTCCCGATCTACCTGCACGAAGGCGACCAGGAGTGGATCGGCAGGCCCGACCCGGCGGTGAAGCTGTGGTCCGGCACGACCCTCGACGTCGCCGACGACCTGCGCCTGGTCAACCTGGGCGTGCACTTCACCGGCGGCACGGTCCTGCACTGGCCGGACGGCGAGGACGGGCAGGGCGCGCTGCTGTCCGGCGACATCGTCCAGGTCATCCCCGACCGGACGCACGTCGGCTTCATGTACAGCTACCCGAACCTGGTCCCGGAGCGCCCGCACGTCGTGCGCCGCGCGGCCGAGCTGCTGGCGGGGTACCGCTTCGAGGCGATCTACGGTGCCTGGTGGGACGCGATCGTGCGCACCGACGGCTTCGAGGTCGTCCAGCGCTCGGCCCGCCGCTATCTGGCCCACGTGACCGAAGAACGCTGA